From the Lactuca sativa cultivar Salinas chromosome 9, Lsat_Salinas_v11, whole genome shotgun sequence genome, the window GTGGCAATGGACGTTTAAATCGGGATGACTTTGGATGTGACCGGGGAAGAGGTCGGGGGTTCGGGAGAAGTCAAGATGGTAATAAACGTGTTCGGGATAAAAGTCACTTAGATGTTACAAATGTGGTGAGCTTGGTCACTATAAAAATGAGTGTCCTAAATGAGAAAAGGAAGAAGCGGGTCTAATCGAAGAGGAACCGATAATGTTTTGAACgagtggcttaaccgattaacgGGGTCATTGTTGGATTAATCGGTTAAAAGGAAAGTTTGTTTTATGTTAGGAAAACTTTATTATATACAATAGCTTTTCTAGGTTTTGGTATTGTAATAGGAGTCTAATATCTTTGGTATAAATAGATATGTAGGTTTCAGTTTTTTGATTAATCAATAAAATATCGCAGGAAGTTTAGTTCTTTTTTGTGCTTTGTAAGTGTTCACAATAGAATAAACTCTTTGATTCTTTCTTTTACCTTGCTGCACAAGGTTTGATATCAACTTTTAGTTTACACTAAACACCTTACGTGCCTCGTTTAAAGATCCGCATTTAGCATACATGTCAATCAAGGCGTTCTGTTTAACAAGAGATGATATTATGCTCAATTTACAAATGAATGATCAGTCATCATCTTCCACTTATCTGAATAATAAGAAGCTGCAGAACTCTAAGAACAACaaaaaactcaaaaatcaaaAGATATGAATGTGATTTAGGTATTTTTGaagtgatttgaatatataaggGAGTTGGATTCTTGTTTGTCGGGTTCCAGCTTCTCTAATGCTAATATGTTGTCGACGACAAAGAGAGGAGGGAGATGGAGGGTTGTCGGAGACATCGCGTTTTCTGGCAAGCACATGAGAGAGGCAATGATTGATGCTAGAGTGTTGGAATCGGTCATGTTCATCGCCGATTTCCTACCACCGTTCCAACCACCTTCCTCCTCACTGGAAAACCAGCTTTCTTGAACTACTTCAAAGCAAAATCAACTTTTGTTAAACACCTGATTCTAGAATCGGATTGGAAGGGATTTGGGTCAGTATGTTTCGATAGATCCAAGAGAAGCTTATGTGAATTATAGAGATCTTGATCTTGGAACGAACGACAAAAATGGCGATTATACAAGATTTGAGAAGGCAAGTTCATGGGGAAGAATGTACTTTAGACATGAACAAAACATTCCTGATCTTCAAGGgaaaagtttttgattcacaatcacgtttcaatgtttttatttatggtAAGTCTGTTTTGTATTTGACAAGTTTTAGGTCTAAAATCCATGTTTTGTGTATCGATCGATCGATCGAGAGATGACCATTTGTGTGCAAAAACAAAGGGTATATTCGTCATTCACAATCATTTAATGGAATCTGTTAACAAAGTTAGTCACAGGGGCCTTTTATGTGCAATGTTTGCTTATTAAGGACCATCTCAGGGAAAAAAGTTTCATAAGGACCATTTTAGAGGAAAACTATAAACCTAAATGATcattgtgtaatttactctttcctTTTTTGTCTTTTGGGGGCTATGAAAATTCTTTATGAAATAAAGGGGGTTTTCTGTACGAGACGTATTCTGAGAGGGTTTCTTGAAAATATGAACTCTCGAGGATATATATAAAGCGGAGAAGATTGAAAGTCTGTAGTTACCCCAAAGATTTGATTTCAAAAGCAAAAAAGGAAGAACACAGGAATAAGAGATCGTAAGGGTTTTCAATGAAGCTTGGTCTCGATTAAGAAAGGTAAAATTCAATCGGAAAGCCCTAATTTCTACATCTTCTTCTCTGCTACGATAAACCCTAAACTTCACCAACTAGGCTTAACTGAGCGAATCCTACTCGTTCTACTCAATCGAGTTTGAGAGCTGGAGTCCTGGTGAAGGCCAACATTATCCTCGATGGAGATAATTCAGAAGAATTCCGTTTGAGAATTGGTGTTTACCTGCGAATTTTATTATTATTCCATCCATATAATTTAAAATGTTCTGGAAACCCTCGTTATTTCGTTGTCTCCTTCAAACAACGATTCATTACATCTTGTTTCTTTGTCGTTTTCTTGCACCTCTACAAGCTTCCTTAGTTGATATGCTACATAAATATCTAATTCTGCTGATATGTTTCAGATAGATCAACTTTCCTCATGGCGCCAACAAGAAAGTCTAGAAGTGTAAATAGGCGGTATTCCGACTATGTAGAGGTCTCTCCCAGTAAAAATGTTGCCAATAAATCCGGACGGCAGGTGAGTATAGCTTATAGAACACGTCACAGTTTCATAAAAAGAATTTATTCGACATTAATCTCTGAACCTAGTGGTCTTGTTATTGAACTGGTTATTTATAGTTTTCAATTTACTACATTACTATTCAGTGGTTCCTTCCCCCAAAACAAATTATTTGGTTAAAGCTTTTCACAGTGGAACTCATTCTGTTTGGCAAGAGGGCTTTTCCAGTCTTTCGGTTACTATCACAACAGTAAACGATCATACATTTCTATTGCTGATGATCTTTACAGATCAACAATTCTTGCTTCCACATATCTGTGAAAACTTACTCTGTAGGAAAACTTAAGCACATGCTTGTTTTATATGTATTATGCATCTGTTGTGCTGTATATAATATAGTACTCTAGTGAAACACATCGTCCACATCatcttttgttttctatattatATTGTATCTTGTCATGATTAATATTAGTTTCAAATTTGGTTAATCAATTACAAATACAGTTTATATCTTTTCTTGGTTGGGTTTGAGACATGTATGAAGATACAGTAAGCATGGGGCAGTTGCATGGTCTATAACATGTTTGCTATGCTTCCTTGACTCCTTGTTCATTATTTTTTGATATTTCTTTGATGATTAAGGAATATTCAATGTAAATCAGTTAAAATTTTCTCTTCACTTGACATGATATTCTGGCAAGAAAATTTGGTGATCCTGTTTAACACCAAATTCCATTGTGCAGAAGAGGAAGCTTTCTGACATGTTAGGATCTCCATGGACTGATGAAGAGGTTGAGCGCTTCTATAAAGCTTATAGAAAATATGGAAAAGACTGGAAGAAGGTAtgtgcttcttcttcttcttcttcttcttcttcttcttcttcttctttatatGGTGAACTATCATCATCATAACCAATTACATCTACTTATCTACCTCAGAATCTGATTGGCTTATGTGCATTTGGTTTTTCCATTGAAATCTAGGTGGCTGCAATGGTGCGCACCAGAAACTCTGAAATGGTTGAAGCCCTTTACACAATGAATAGGGTAATTATTCATATTTTCAAGTATCTCTAGAAAAAGCATTCATGCTTGAGTATTTACTTTATAATGCTTCTGATAGTAGCTTTCAGGATTGAAGATTAACTTTTTGACACTTGTGATTTCCAGGCATATTTATCCTTGCCAGAGGGAACAGCTTCTGTGGTTGGGTTCATTGCAATGGTATCTGATCATTATAATGCCATGGTAAGATCATATATCACTTTGCTGAATGTGATCTTCTACTTTAGCTTCTAAATGTTTGATTTCATCTTCCTTTTATTGACAGGAAGGAAGTGATAATGATCAAGAAAGCCATGATATTCCAAAACCAATTCACAAGCCTAAAAAACGTAGCCATGGATTGCTTCAACAAAATGGTGGTGAAGAACAATTACATTCCAGATTAGTTGTTGGCTCAAGTGGTAGGAGTTTGCCACAACTGAAGAGAAGGGAATCTGATGGTAATAACTAATaaatattgttggattaaaatcctcaaatatgattatttaatttcttttgttttttcaACTCCTAATAGTTTGAAAAACAATGTAGGATGCACTGTTAGGAAAAGGACACCCCGTTTCCCTATAAATCATTCATCTAGAAGAGACAACAACAACATTGGAAATTATCCCTCACCTTACAAAAGAAGTCAAAGGAGAGAGGTTGATGACGTGGCACATGGTGCTGCATTGGCACTAACTGAAGCTTCACAAAGAGGAGGCTCTCCACATGTTTCTCAATCCCCATACCACATGAAGTCCACTCCTTTGAAGGGCAGACAAAAAATtgtatgtttttttaattttttatttctttgtTAGATGATTTCTTAAATCTTTACATATTAAATTCCATTTACAGTTGGATACAGTGAGAACAAAGCGTCATGGTAATTTGATTGATGAAGAATTATTTGAGGGTAGTTCGGGAAGTGGAGGAGCTGAAAATGAAGGGTACCAGAAAGGGAGAAAGTTTTATGGGCAAAAAGACGATAATGACCTTGATGATGGTGGGGAAGCGTGTAGTGGCACAGGAGAAGGACTTGCTGTTGGTGTGGGTGGGAAATTTGATGAAAATATTGAACACTCATCACAGggtaaaagaaaaaagaacaaGAAACTTCTCTTCAGAGGTATTCTTGTTAATGTAATCATGTGAAACAATCTTAAATGTTTAATAGAATCAGCTCCTAATTCTTTCACCTAATTTGTTCAGATGAAACTTCTGCATTGGATGCACTACAAACATTGGCTGACTTGTCATTGATGATACAATCATCAAAAGGCGATGGTAAACTTAAACATGATAATAGAATGGAATGACCTATTCCATTCCTTTGTGATGATTCTGATTGTGCAAATTCTGTGTGCAGATTCACCTGTATTAAAAGAGGATAAGCCAGCAACGGGTACAAATGACAACAATGCCCCTGGAAGACCTGGTTCTACAAGCAACCGGAGACACAAAACTAAAGTGTCAGTTGAGAAAGAGAAAGTAGCAAATGAGTTCCCTAGAGGTGAATCTTCTAAATCAGGAAAGTCAAAACCAGGAAGGGAAGTAAAAGTTGATTACAAGGCTTTATCTGAaggaaaacagaaaagaaaaaacaAGTCCACATCTTTTGAAGTTTTCATTGAAGAAGAAAAGCCTACAGATAAACTCTTACATTCCAATTCCAATGCCAATGCCAATGTCAATGCTCCTTTGAAAAATAGTAAATCCACAAGACTTGTGGAGTATTCTTCTTCAAATAGCAACACTTCAAGAACAGGTGCTGACTCAGCAGTATCAACAGCAGTGGTTCCAGCTTCTGATGGAGTGGAATTACCATCCAAAAGACGAAAGAAACGTAAAATGGATCGAAATATAATATCAAAAACTGGAGAAATGAAGTTGAATACAAAGTCTGAAACCCTAGAAGGGGCAAACAACTTGAAGGTAATCATCAAGCTTCGGAATTGTTCAATTCCATTCCATGGCTTCTTCAGATTCCAATTCCATTCCTTTAAAAGATATCTATGAGCTAACTACTAATTACTAATATAATATACAGGAAAAGGCTTTTCATTGCCTCTCATCATCTATGGTGCGAAGATGGTGTACTTATGAGTGGTTCTATAGTGCAATTGACTATCCATGGTTTGCTAAAAGAGAATTTGTGGAGTATTTAAACCATGTTGGATTAGGGCATATTCCAAGATTAACCAATGTTGAATGGGGTGTTATAAGAAGGTAATTTTATATCTTTCTTTTTGACTTTTGACAGCTGTTGAGTGTTGTCTATACATAAAGATTCAAGATCTTTAacattttcttgattttttttttagttcTTTGGGGAAGCCTAGAAGGTTCTCGGAAAATTTCTTGCGTGAAGAAAGGGGAAAACTTTGGCAATATCGGGAATCAGTACGTGAACATTACACCGAGCTTCGAAGTGGGGCCCGGGAAGGACTACCAACTGACCTGGCAAGACCTTTGTCAGTTGGTCAACGTGTGATTGCTCTTCATCCAGAATTAAGAGAAGTTCATGATGGAAGTGTGTTAACTGTTGATAATGATAAATGTAGGGTTCAGTTTGATCGACCTGAGTTAGGTGTTGCTTTTGTCAAGGTAatcttctttcttaattcttTCTAATCATCTTATCATCCCATCTTTTACATTTATACTAATAAAAAcactactttttttttttctttaaaggaTGTTGATTGTATGCCTTTGAATCTGTTGGATAACATGCCCGAAGCTCTGAGGAGAGAGATGAGTGCCCTTTATAGATTTTCCATGATTTCTGGAGAGCCAAGGTTGCCACATCATCATTTGGTGCATACTTCGAGTGAGCATTTCGAACCGGGTCCTACTATTGCTTTGATGAATCATCGACTGGTTAGTTTTCTTAAaattatttttgtaaaaaaaaaaaaaacccgaacatatgttaataaaattaaaaattatacgTTGTTTAGGGACAAAATGGGTCTGGTGCACCTCTTAAAGCTGCAGACAATGTTGTTATCTCACAGCATCAGCATGCAGCAGCCTCTCAAATTCAGGCAAGAGAAACCGATATACATGCACTTTCTGAGCTTACTCGTGCTCTTGATAAAAAGGTATTTCCTTCTTTATTATTTCTTCtctataaattaaattaaatttctaATTCTTCTTAATTCTGATTTGAATGAATTCTACTAGGAAGCAATATTGAAGGAGCTTAAGCTTGTAAATGACAGCTTATCAAGTCACAAAAACGAGACAGGTGTCGCCATGAACGTATCCGAAAGCTTCAAAAAGGAATACGCAATGGTCCTATTACAGCTCAAAGAAGCCAGTGATCAGGTATCATTTATTTCataattaattatattatatattcaCAAAATGTAAATTTAAATCTAACAAATAATCTTATCAGGTTGCTTCTGCTCTTGCAAATTTGAGGCGACGCAACACATACCCAGGAATCCCGATGCCTACGTGGCAAAAACCTAATCCCAATTCCGGACCTGTTGTGGACCCCACGACTTCTAATCACGACAACAACTTTCCTTCCAGTAATCAATTGGCACCTAATGTGattgaaattttgaaaagttcaagaaacGAAGCACATAAACTTGTACATACTGCTTTGCAGGTAATCGATGTTTTATCTGTGTAAACGTTAATTATTAA encodes:
- the LOC111884520 gene encoding protein ALWAYS EARLY 3, with protein sequence MAPTRKSRSVNRRYSDYVEVSPSKNVANKSGRQKRKLSDMLGSPWTDEEVERFYKAYRKYGKDWKKVAAMVRTRNSEMVEALYTMNRAYLSLPEGTASVVGFIAMVSDHYNAMEGSDNDQESHDIPKPIHKPKKRSHGLLQQNGGEEQLHSRLVVGSSGRSLPQLKRRESDGCTVRKRTPRFPINHSSRRDNNNIGNYPSPYKRSQRREVDDVAHGAALALTEASQRGGSPHVSQSPYHMKSTPLKGRQKILDTVRTKRHGNLIDEELFEGSSGSGGAENEGYQKGRKFYGQKDDNDLDDGGEACSGTGEGLAVGVGGKFDENIEHSSQGKRKKNKKLLFRDETSALDALQTLADLSLMIQSSKGDDSPVLKEDKPATGTNDNNAPGRPGSTSNRRHKTKVSVEKEKVANEFPRGESSKSGKSKPGREVKVDYKALSEGKQKRKNKSTSFEVFIEEEKPTDKLLHSNSNANANVNAPLKNSKSTRLVEYSSSNSNTSRTGADSAVSTAVVPASDGVELPSKRRKKRKMDRNIISKTGEMKLNTKSETLEGANNLKEKAFHCLSSSMVRRWCTYEWFYSAIDYPWFAKREFVEYLNHVGLGHIPRLTNVEWGVIRSSLGKPRRFSENFLREERGKLWQYRESVREHYTELRSGAREGLPTDLARPLSVGQRVIALHPELREVHDGSVLTVDNDKCRVQFDRPELGVAFVKDVDCMPLNLLDNMPEALRREMSALYRFSMISGEPRLPHHHLVHTSSEHFEPGPTIALMNHRLGQNGSGAPLKAADNVVISQHQHAAASQIQARETDIHALSELTRALDKKEAILKELKLVNDSLSSHKNETGVAMNVSESFKKEYAMVLLQLKEASDQVASALANLRRRNTYPGIPMPTWQKPNPNSGPVVDPTTSNHDNNFPSSNQLAPNVIEILKSSRNEAHKLVHTALQGMSKIKEEHNNNVRSSVVAVLDCLGVGKNPSEHVSSSSSIRSSEQSNGNIYNNKRVTNETEAKIPFDLIVSCVATYHMIQSCTERQYPPGDVVQMLDSAFRNLHPQSPQNLGIFREIEMCMGRVKTQILALVPS